A DNA window from Niabella yanshanensis contains the following coding sequences:
- a CDS encoding MgtC/SapB family protein has translation MRMFEFWDISDLYKALIALAAGIVLGLEREMKDKAAGLKTITLITLGSALFAIISYNVGQPNSEATRIASYIVSGIGFLGAGVIFKDGVNVSGLTTASVIWLASAVGMAIGFGEVYLALIFLGVSLVFIYFGSTANRFFPSYKVSRMLMISLHKSNAENRKELIARMRTMLVKIEERKLSVKGDKLCIYFDITVKSRKMKMLEDFLLNETNILEFEM, from the coding sequence ATGCGCATGTTTGAGTTCTGGGACATTAGCGATTTGTACAAAGCGTTGATAGCACTTGCCGCAGGTATTGTGCTCGGACTGGAACGTGAGATGAAGGATAAAGCAGCCGGGCTTAAAACCATTACCCTCATTACGCTTGGATCTGCTTTATTCGCTATTATCTCCTATAATGTAGGGCAGCCCAACAGTGAGGCTACCCGTATTGCATCTTATATAGTTAGTGGCATTGGTTTCTTGGGAGCCGGTGTCATTTTCAAAGATGGCGTAAACGTAAGCGGACTTACTACTGCCAGCGTAATATGGCTGGCCAGTGCAGTGGGTATGGCCATTGGTTTTGGGGAAGTATACCTGGCGTTAATTTTCCTGGGAGTATCTCTCGTATTTATCTACTTCGGAAGTACCGCTAACAGGTTTTTTCCCAGCTATAAGGTAAGCCGTATGCTGATGATCTCTCTTCATAAGTCAAATGCGGAGAATCGTAAAGAGCTGATAGCCCGGATGAGAACGATGTTGGTGAAAATTGAAGAAAGGAAATTATCGGTAAAAGGCGATAAGCTTTGTATTTATTTTGACATCACTGTAAAAAGCCGGAAGATGAAGATGTTGGAAGATTTTTTACTTAACGAAACCAATATCCTTGAGTTTGAAATGTAA